Genomic segment of Triticum aestivum cultivar Chinese Spring chromosome 6A, IWGSC CS RefSeq v2.1, whole genome shotgun sequence:
GGAATTATTgctttggatgatgcactcactaTAAAGCGTTGCAAAATCTCATACAAGGTGAGTTTTCCTTCCAATGCTAAAAGGAGTGAGCTCATAAATTTGTTGGTTAGTGTCAGTTATATGGAGTCTCGTGTTATCATTCTCCATACTGGAGCTGAACATGGACTCAAGTTTTTCTCCATGGCAAACCAACTGAACATGATTGGCAACGGCTATGTGTGGATTGCAACTGACTGGCTGTCTGCGTATCTTGATGCTAATTCATCAGTTCCTGCTGAGACTATATCTGGCATGCAAGGTGTTCTTACTTTACGGCCACATATTCCCAACTCAAGGATGAAGAGTAATTTGATCTCCAAGTGGAGCAGGCAAAGTCATAAGTACAACCATAGTGATCTTCGTGTAAATACTTATGGTTTTTATGTTTATGATAGTGTCTGGGCACTAGCTCGGGCTCTTGATGCCTTCTTTGGTGATGGTGGTAGGATTTCCTTTTCAAATGACTCGAGGTTGCACGATGAAGCTGGGGAAACTCTTCACCTTGAAGCAATGAGCATTTTTGACATGGGAAATAAATTATTGGAGAATATTAGAAAGGTAAACTTCACTGGGGCATCTGGGCAAGTGCAATTCGATGCTTCAGGTGACCTCATTCATCCTGCATATGACATCATAAACCTCATGGGAAATGGCATGCGGACCATTGGTTTTTGGTCAAATTATTCTGGCTTACTGTCGACCATCTCTCCAGAGGCTCTATATTCAAAGCCTCCTAATACTTCTCTAGCCAATCAGCATCTCTATGATGTTATTTGGCCTGGGGAGACTGCACAGAGGCCTCGAGGATGGGTTTTTCCTTCAAATGCCAAGGAGTTAAAAATTGGTGTTCCCAACAGATTTAGCTTCAAAGAGTTCGTCACGGAAGACAATGCTACTGGGTCAATTAATGGTTATTGCATCGATGTCTTTACTCAGGCATTGTCCTTGCTTCCTTATCCTGTTAGCTACAAGTTCATACCTTTTGGGAGTGGTACTGAAAATCCTAGTTATGACAAACTCATACAGATGGTTGAATCAAATGTAAGTATGAACGCCACTTTTCTTCTCCTAACCTTTTATCATACCGTACTGACCAGGGGCATCTTATCCTGCAGGAGTTTGATGCAGCTATAGGGGATATCGCAATTACAATGAGCCGGACAGTCGCTATAGATTTCACCCAGCCATTCATTGAAACAGGCTTGGTTATCTTGGCTCCAGTTAAAAAGCATATAAAAACATCCTGGGCATTCTTGCAGCCATTTACTTTGGAGATGTGGTGTGTTACAGGGTTGTTCTTTCTTATTGTGGGTGTGGTTGTTTGGGTTCTTGAACATCGAATCAATGAGGATTTCCGGGGTCCACCAAGTCAACAAATAATAACTATTTTCTGGTAAGAAGCTGATGTGCACCTTTTGTATCATCTTCCTGTATATCAGTTCTGTTTTCTTAGAAATGTCAAGGTCCACCAAGTCTTGTGCATACAGACAAACCTTATAACATACCACGTGAACTATTATCTTGTGGTGGGACGTATATATGCACAGTATGAACCAAGAACTCTACCTATAGACCTGTTTTGCCAAGTGGGTCCTACTTAGCTGTATATTCGcctaatgatatgatgatgattttCTTCTGTCTTTGCACTTCTCCACATGTATTGCCAAATGCTCTTATAGGTGTGATTTCTTGCTCTCAAATGTGTGATTATAATCTCAATTTTGATTGCCTGTAGGTTCAGCTTTTCGACTTTGTTCTTCTCCCACAGTGAGTAAACCAACCTTCTCTATTATTTGTTTCTTGTTTTTGCTATAAGTAACATTTTGTTCTAGCGCATGACTCACGATTTCATCTGTATCTGCTTGCAGGAGAAAATACTAGGAGTACCTTAGGGCGTGGTGTCCTGATCATATGGCTATTTGTTGTTTTGATCATTGTATCCAGCTATACTGCTAGTCTTACTTCCATCCTGACCGTGCAACAACTTGATACTTCTATAAAAGGAATCGATGACCTGAAAAGTAGTGATGATCCTGTTGGTTTCCAAGTTGGTTCGTTTGCACAAGACTACATGGTTAATGAACTGAACATCTCACGGTCAAGGCTACGAGCTCTTGGTTCCCCGCAAGAATACGCTGATGCCCTGCAGCTAGGCCCTAAGAAAGGAGGTGTTATGGCTATTGTCGACGAGCGACCCTATGTTGAGCTGTTTTTGTCAACTTACTGCAAGATTGCGGTAGCTGGCTCAGATTTCACCAGCAGAGGATGGGGCTTTGTAAGTATATTTAAACCATATTCTTTAACATAGGTTAGAATATAAGAACACAATATTTTGGTATTAAAATCCTGGACTAACAGCTTTAATTTTGAATAGTCGTGTCTACTCTCTAGTATCATGCAACTTTCCTTGCACTTGTTTGCGGTTGCAAGTCTAAAATCTACATGTACTCTGTTTCACAAATCAAAATGTAGCACCTTACAAAGTTCATTCTACCAGGCATTTCCAAGGGACTCCCCTTTGCAAGTAGACCTGTCCACCGCAATCCTGTCATTGTCAGAGAATGGGGAGCTGCAGCGGATCCGTGACAAGTGGGTCAAGACAGGCGATTGCACAACTGACAACAGCGAGTTTGTTGAC
This window contains:
- the LOC123131787 gene encoding glutamate receptor 3.1, whose amino-acid sequence is MKIAFLTLLVLSLLLFPSGICKSLAAGPPVVNIGSILQFNSTTGGVAEVAIRSALEDINSDPTVLNGTTLKVKIKDTNCFDGFLGMVQGLQFMETDVIAIVGPQCSTISHIISYVANELRVPLMSFASDATLSTIQFPFFVRTGSSDLYQMAAVAALVDYNHWKIVTAIYIDNDYGRNGIIALDDALTIKRCKISYKVSFPSNAKRSELINLLVSVSYMESRVIILHTGAEHGLKFFSMANQLNMIGNGYVWIATDWLSAYLDANSSVPAETISGMQGVLTLRPHIPNSRMKSNLISKWSRQSHKYNHSDLRVNTYGFYVYDSVWALARALDAFFGDGGRISFSNDSRLHDEAGETLHLEAMSIFDMGNKLLENIRKVNFTGASGQVQFDASGDLIHPAYDIINLMGNGMRTIGFWSNYSGLLSTISPEALYSKPPNTSLANQHLYDVIWPGETAQRPRGWVFPSNAKELKIGVPNRFSFKEFVTEDNATGSINGYCIDVFTQALSLLPYPVSYKFIPFGSGTENPSYDKLIQMVESNEFDAAIGDIAITMSRTVAIDFTQPFIETGLVILAPVKKHIKTSWAFLQPFTLEMWCVTGLFFLIVGVVVWVLEHRINEDFRGPPSQQIITIFWFSFSTLFFSHRENTRSTLGRGVLIIWLFVVLIIVSSYTASLTSILTVQQLDTSIKGIDDLKSSDDPVGFQVGSFAQDYMVNELNISRSRLRALGSPQEYADALQLGPKKGGVMAIVDERPYVELFLSTYCKIAVAGSDFTSRGWGFAFPRDSPLQVDLSTAILSLSENGELQRIRDKWVKTGDCTTDNSEFVDSDQLRLESFFGLFLICGVACVLALLIYFGIMLRKYLKHHPRRSLRRFISFVHKKEPPKNMERRSMSLLRSSTPTTPMSSLTALDIERPARPVRNDSAIDMES